A single genomic interval of Pomacea canaliculata isolate SZHN2017 linkage group LG5, ASM307304v1, whole genome shotgun sequence harbors:
- the LOC112563745 gene encoding mitochondrial proton/calcium exchanger protein-like, translated as MSHRILGSFVTHAIPKASWDWHGLKGCCCVCHTHVYVRVQSAYRGHHFLGCKKNTFSHTHLISSVQWCDTQKISLQKNTFKSNYLLYTWPHVSFQHNQQQQQQYHHLARFCDINSLFIKHMGAQGFFHTDVRLNKEETKVEKSVKALKDKVVKSEKVEETVKNVEDAVTTPDEPKTKIVPKKSLWERVVAELKHYYHGFRLLFIDIRICIRLLWDVLNGRSLTRRERRQLVRTTADMFRLVPFLVFILVPFMEFLLPVAIKLFPNMLPSTFAEKDKEQEKLKKNLKLKLQMAKFLQETIHEFGLQGKKKQGGAVEEFSQFVEKIRSQGIRPTTEEIMHFAKLFEDEITLDNLSHQQLQAVCRVLNIQPIGIDAFLRFQLDLKLRQLAADDKMILKEGIDSLSIAELQSANRARGMRALGVPEERLKEQLQQWLTLHLEKRIPTSLLLLSRALYLPETLSEEEKLHATITELAQSAPTATVEAKLKAAEIAGEAIDNKTRLDIIKHEENIIAAERDARRQEQEAEEERVRQQEREMAEAQAAQSAMEHPEHLRDEALILEPAKSELLIDKAKELTGTAEEQKALKDAEKEEHITVKDLEEIETALEEIAEHKQLNIEKEELKDLKEEISEYKEDLMDLKEVIVSSGAAQDEMVESKPAKHLTKRVDRLIGQIDSVMDELQAEKKRFQEEVEVGEVRLKSSSELQADESKVEEVRQHITESKNNIITINEMLLAMKRLKKLPIETKLQRIVEVLDDDKDGKIDINLALKVLELLAQENVKFSKEQVSEMVNLLKCEMELEEKEKQEGKEKQKQAEEAQHEATSAEKRPGR; from the exons ATGTCACACCGCATACTAGGATCCTTTGTGACCCATGCCATTCCAAAAG ccagCTGGGATTGGCATGGACTTAAAGGTTGCTGCTGTGTATGTCACACTCATGTTTATGTCAG GGTGCAGTCTGCCTACAGAGGACATCATTTTCTTGGATgtaagaaaaacacattttctcacaCCCACCTAATTTCCTCGGTGCAGTGGTGTGACACGCAGAAGATCAGCCTACAAAAAAATACCTTTAAGTCTAACTATCTTTTATACACATGGCCACATGTCTCATTTCAGCAtaaccagcaacaacagcaacagtatcATCACTTAGCCAGATTTTGTGATATTAATTCTTTGTTCATCAAGCACATGGGAGCTCAAGGCTTCTTCCACACAGATGTTAGACTGAACAAGGAAGAAACTAAAGTAGAGAAGTCTGTGAAGGCTTTGAAAGATAAAGTTGTTAAATCTGAAAAAGTTGAGGAGactgttaaaaatgttgaagatgcAGTCACCACCCCTGATGAGCCTAAAACAAAGATTGTGCCAAAGAAATCTCTGTGGGAGCGTGTTGTTGCTGAACTAAAGCATTACTATCATGGCTTCCGTCTTCTGTTCATTGACATCAGAATATGCATTCGTCTTTTGTGGGATGTACTAAATGGAAGGTCACTGACACGGCGTGAAAGGAGGCAG ttggTTCGAACCACAGCTGATATGTTCCGACTGGTGCCATTTTTGGTATTTATTCTTGTTCCCTTTATGGAGTTTTTGCTGCCTGTTGCCATAAAACTTTTCCCTAATATGCTGCCAAGCACCTTTGctgaaaaagataaagag caagaaaagttgaaaaagaATCTGAAACTAAAACTTCAAATGGCCAAGTTCCTGCAGGAAACTATTCATGAGTTTGGCCTGCAGGGCAAGAAAAAGCAGGGTGGTGCTGTTGAAGAATTCTCCCAGTTTGTTGAAAAG ATTCGAAGCCAAGGTATTCGACCAACTACAGAAGAGATTATGCACTTTGCAAAGCTCTTTGAAGATGAGATAACCCTTGACAATCTCTCCCATCAACAGTTGCAGGCAGTCTGTCGAGTTCTTAATATACAGCCAATTGGTATTGATGCCTTCCTTCGTTTCCAGCTTGACTTGAAGCTCAGACAacttgctgctgatgataaa ATGATCCTGAAGGAAGGCATTGACAGCCTATCAATAGCAGAATTGCAATCAGCCAACCGTGCACGCGGCATGCGTGCTTTGGGTGTTCCTGAGGAAAGGTTAAAGGAACAGCTGCAACAATGGCTGACTCTTCACCTGGAGAAGCGAATTCCAACAtcactgctgttgctgtcacgAGCGCTGTACCTTCCAGAGACACTATCAGAAGAGGAGAAGCTGCATGCTACTATCACAGAGCTGGCTCAGTCTGCCCCAACTGCT ACTGTGGAGGCCAAACTGAAGGCTGCTGAGATTGCAGGTGAGGCTATAGACAACAAAACACGCCTGGATATTATCAAGCATGAAGAGAATATCATTGCTGCTGAGCGAGATGCACGCAGACAAGAACAAGAGGCGGAGGAAGAAAGAGTGAGG CAACAGGAACGTGAAATGGCAGAGGCTCAGGCTGCACAGTCAGCAATGGAGCATCCAGAGCATTTGCGAGATGAGGCTCTCATCCTTGAACCAGCCAAATCTGAAC TGTTAATCGACAAAGCTAAAGAACTGACGGGAACAGCTGAAGAGCAAAAGGCCCTGAAGGATGCAGAAAAGGAGGAGCATATTACAGTCAAGGATCTTGAGGAGATCGAGACTGCTCTAGAGGAAATTGCAGAGCACAAGCAACTTAACATTGAGAAAGAAGAACTGAAAGATCTCAAGGAAGAAATTAGCGAATATAAGGAG GATTTAATGGACCTGAAAGAGGTGATTGTCAGCTCTGGGGCAGCACAAGATGAGATGGTGGAATCAAAGCCTGCCAAGCATCTCACCAAGAGAGTAGATCGCCTGATTGGGCAGATTGACTCTGTTATGGATGAACTGCAGGCAGAAAAGAAGCGCTTCCAG gaggaggtggaggttGGGGAGGTGCGCTTGAAAAGTAGTTCAGAACTGCAGGCTGACGAAAGTAAGGTTGAGGAGGTCAGGCAACATATCACAGAGAGCAA GAATAACATCATCACTATCAATGAAATGCTTCTTGCCATGAAGAGACTTAAAAAATTACCTATTGAAACCAAATTGCAACGCATTGTTGAAGTTCTTGATGATGACAAGGATGGTAAAATTGACATCAACTTGGCTCTTAAG GTGTTGGAGCTGCTTGCCCAGGAAAATGTGAAGTTTAGCAAGGAACAGGTTTCAGAGATGGTAAATCTGCTCAAGTGTGAAATGGAGcttgaggagaaagaaaaacaggaaggaaaagagaaacaaaagcaagctGAAGAGGCTCAG CATGAAGCCACTTCAGCAGAAAAGAGACCTGGTAGATAA
- the LOC112563978 gene encoding uncharacterized protein LOC112563978, whose translation MSMTEFGGSETDNAQAKYNDILTDEELASTMQKPNDFSESKDPPHWSSGSTSPLTPVAAIELGAYHSATEQSPTKGQKDYKFKGGIIPTKPKYRFTPGRGDKKIMDSESDTCFSEVDYSSQVLPATKLVECVPLENVKKTSSFRVNALDCSKSLKIKPSNTAGSNLGISTWGEQMQYADHNIPVDHHGCSKDRDTPVNMSDRSSSYIMLRPRGDSVKVQSDKSPIENYPQPLQTLFAREKNFILKLTDDYREHIKPRFSAVKQSASSQCVADDIDVNVSRSTVHLDKLTDAWPNLMKTKWKSMSAPELRCISEQAECRWLSQYDLPLSLKRDFYGKKKTPYGVQDFEEMPVLLWGEAAYKHYRLLAAMEAKRKIEMIKEIRKEIINKYSCKQKMLENIVKAAKAYYSNPTGKNRDQWKELKKEISQTSNDSITDLRHKLSEVPSYPSFFTYFIVLAQLVSLTVLCIYGNLAPLGILSQKQLRKEVQTFLGAETFHRWIPPNPWIGPPAKSFLEMGATFAPCLRRDRYVLELSEMNRYNKLDTKILDAARCLGRSMLLALQCVGWWGPPHCSNRLPGKNSIAHVIRPCCVDHQGTCKMMSYEHCNFLGGAFHIRKEHCVEVNCIQEICAISTWFQVESDPEKPWLPAKDTSWQWWRLIISLIYTFGILHCLILLIIQWLLMRPLETSAGWLRIMLVYILCGVAGQIVASIAQPYIPHVGSTSGVAGMIGEAVVELSQAWHLLKKPQNEVIKLACFLIILLLMGFLPYVSLLATVTGFVCGTVCALIFMPYITLDRWAKGRRALLMTCGLVLLGLIYVAILFTFIQIQPRPCHLCQSLDCVSLTETMCDEWDLFG comes from the exons atgagcatGACAGAATTTGGAGGCTCTGAAACAGATAATGCTCAAGCTAAGTACAATGATATTCTCACAGATGAGGAGTTGGCAAGTACCATGCAAAAGCCAAATGACTTTTCAGAAAGCAAGGACCCACCCCACTGGTCCTCTGGCAGTACCAGTCCTCTCACACCAGTTGCAGCGATAGAATTGGGTGCATATCACTCAGCAACAGAGCAATCACCAACTAAAGGACAAAAAGACTATAAGTTTAAGGGGGGTATCATACCAACAAAGCCAAAATATAGATTTACTCCAGGCAGAGGggataaaaaaattatggatTCTGAAAGTGATACATGTTTTTCTGAGGTTGATTACAGTTCGCAAGTTTTGCCTGCTACAAAGTTGGTTGAATGTGTGCCTTTGGAGAACGTAAAGAAAACCAGCAGTTTCAGAGTTAATGCTTTAGACTGCAGCAAAAGTCTCAAAATAAAACCATCAAACACAGCTGGCAGCAACTTGGGCATATCCACATGGGGTGAGCAGATGCAATATGCTGACCATAACATTCCTGTTGATCATCATGGCTGCAGCAAGGATCGTGATACCCCAGTTAACATGAGTGATAGATCTAGCTCATACATCATGCTGAGACCTCGTGGTGATTCAGTAAAGGTGCAATCAGACAAATCACCAATAGAAAATTATCCGCAACCACTTCAGACATTGTTTGCTAGAGAGAAGAATTTTATCTTGAAATTGACAGATGACTATAGGGAACACATCAAGCCTAGATTTAGTGCAGTAAAGCAAAGTGCTAGCAGTCAATGTGTAGCTGATGACATTGATGTCAATGTGAGCAGGTCTACAGTTCATCTGGACAAGCTTACTGATGCATGGCCAAATCTAATGAAGACAAAATGGAAGTCTATGTCTGCGCCAGAGCTGCGTTGCATATCTGAGCAAGCAGAATGCAGGTGGTTGTCTCAATATGATTTACCCCTTTCATTAAAGAGGGATTTTTATGGGAAGAAGAAAACACCATATGGCGTACAA GATTTTGAAGAAATGCCTGTTCTTTTGTGGGGTGAGGCTGCCTACAAACACTACAGGCTGCTAGCAGCG ATGGAggcaaaaagaaagattgagaTGATCAAAgagataagaaaagaaattatcaacaAATATTCCTGCAAACAAAAGATGTTGGAAAATATTGTCAAAGCTGCAAAGG CTTACTACAGCAATCCAACAGGCAAGAACAGGGATCAGTGGAAGGAGCTGAAAAAGGAAATTAGTCAAACCAGCAATGATAGCATCACTGACTTGAGACATAAACTGTCTGAGGTTCCCAGTTACCCATCATTTTTCACCTACTTCATTGTGTTG GCACAGCTGGTGTCTTTGACAGTTTTGTGCATCTACGGCAACCTGGCACCATTAGGAATTCTCAGTCAAAAGCAACTGCGCAAAGAAGTGCAGACATTTTTAGGAGCTGAAACCTTTCACAGGTGGATTCCACCAAATCCTTGGATTGGTCCCCCTGCAAAATCTTTTCTTG AAATGGGTGCAACCTTTGCACCTTGCCTGCGAAGAGACCGCTATGTGCTGGAGCTGAGTGAGATGAACAGGTACAATAAATTGGATACAAAAATTTTGGATGCTGCCAGATGCCTGGGCCGATCAATGCTGCTGGCACTACAAT GTGTTGGATGGTGGGGTCCTCCTCATTGTAGTAATCGCTTACCTGGAAAAAACAGCATTGCTCATGTCATTCGACCTTGCTGCGTGGATCATCAAGGAACCTGCAAGATGATGTCTTATGAACATTGTAACTTTTTAGGAGGAGCTTTTCATATCAGGAAAGAACACTGTGTTGAG GTCAACTGCATTCAAGAAATATGTGCCATAAGCACATGGTTTCAGGTGGAGTCAGATCCAGAAAAACCATGGCTGCCTGCCAAGGACACATCTTGGCAGTGGTGGCGTCTGATCATTTCTCTAATCTATACTTTTGGCATTCTTCACTGCCTGATTCTGTTGATAATCCAATGGCTTCTTATGCGGCCTTTAGAGACAAGTGCTGGCTGGCTCAGGATAATGTTAGTATACATCTTATGTGGAGTTGCTGGTCAGATA GTGGCCAGCATAGCACAGCCTTATATACCGCATGTAGGTAGCACAAGTGGAGTTGCTGGAATGATAGGTGAAGCTGTAGTGGAGCTTAGCCAGGCATGGCATCTCCTGAAGAAGCCACAAAACGAAGTTATTAAACTGGCTTGCTTCCTGATTATTCTGTTGCTGATGGGCTTTTTGCCTTATGTAAGCTTGCTTGCAACTGTGACAGGGTTTGTCTGTGGGACAGTATGTGCCTTGATCTTCATGCCATACATCACTTTGGACAG GTGGGCAAAAGGTCGAAGAGCTCTTCTAATGACTTGCGGTTTGGTACTACTTGGACTGATTTATGTTGCCATTCTTTTTACATTCATCCAGATTCAACCACGACCATGCCATCTCTGCCAATCACTAGATTGTGTTTCCTTAACAGAAACTATGTGTGATGAATGGGACTTGTTTGGATAG